A stretch of Halichondria panicea chromosome 1, odHalPani1.1, whole genome shotgun sequence DNA encodes these proteins:
- the LOC135335838 gene encoding uncharacterized protein LOC135335838 produces the protein MATPETKVLEKCYPDLVKCIEIAPTDVAVKVRPHGLLSPKDFIYINNDNRDRDDKAIRLLDSVSNQVLINKESFHLFVSALKEAGTFTKSAVALLEATYKDISNPSFCADDLNVKELPPDSASKSPTASQPHAAACKIEEMQMFCTADDEKLEQVDPSNIPTDAQGGVARLHLLWDVEQIPELKIHFLNPDILEDEHWKCGHAGPLTVDTILAWAAVWNSHADNYPQIAEGLATKEKAHIRVEFRRKGISWSKVGTTATWQSDKKKPTMVLNLYGMTKADQRSMVIHEFGHALGLDHEHQRSDFWDVLESKDEDEEYRFIIGKRRMKSGNGGRCQRACDAVFRAKLKEPSGRKESCYDSDSIMHYWFDKNWLLPEYHKSANVAKVRNERERKVLFGVHKRDYHNGNLAEKPSKLDYETLNRAYEKPSGLPGPPDAAAAPPTLTTAQYTKPEVQTEATAAQLSQQCSNDALIQLSTEIADYNGFKVRLGLSDAEINAIDQTPATINDIQGRFLTALKTWQSTGMLETPATCTYGRLMDIARNKKDGFAFKSIQRACIKYAGC, from the exons ATGGCTACACCAGAAACGAAAGTGTTGGAAAAGTGTTATCCTGATCTCGTGAAGTGTATTGAAATAGCACCTACTGATGTAGCAGTTAAGGTTAGACCACATGGATTACTTTCACCAAAGGATTTTATATACATCAACAATGACAATCGAGACAGAGATGATAAAGCAATAAGATTGTTAGACTCTGTGAGCAATCAGGTGTTGATAAACAAAGAATCTTTTCATCTGTTTGTTAGTGCTTTGAAGGAAGCTGGAACTTTTACAAAGAGTGCAGTTGCTTTGCTTGAAGCAACATACAAGGACATTTCAAATCCTTCCTTTTGTGCAG ATGATCTCAATGTCAAGGAGCTGCCCCCTGATTCTGCAAGCAAATCTCCGACAGCTTCACAGCCTCATGCAGCTGCCTGCAAG ATAGAGGAGATGCAGATGTTTTGTACCGCTGACGATGAGAAATTGGAGCAGGTTGACCCCTCCAACATCCCAACAGATGCTCAGGGTGGGGTAGCACGACTCCACTTACTGTGGGATGTGGAGCAAATTCCAGAGCTGAAGATACATTTCTTGAATCCCGACATTCTTGAGGACGAGCACTGGAAATGTGGGCATGCGGGTCCCTTAACAGTCGACACTATCCTGGCTTGGGCTGCTGTCTGGAATAGCCATGCTGACAACTACCCACAGATTGCTGAGGGACTAGCAACAAAGGAAAAAGCCCATATCCGTGTGGAATTTCGGA GGAAAGGGATCTCATGGTCCAAGGTTGGAACCACAGCCACCTGGCAAAGTGACAAGAAGAAACCAACGATGGTGCTCAACTTGTATGGCATGACAAAAGCTGACCAGAGAAGCATGGTGATTCATGAGTTTGGCCATGCTCTAGGACTGGATCACGAGCATCAGCGATCTGACTTCTGGGATGTGCTGGAATCAAAAGATGAGGATGAAGAATATCGATTTATTATTGGGAAAAGGCGAATGAAGAGTGGAAATGGTGGGCGTTGCCAGCGAgcttgtgatgcagttttcaGAGCTAAGCTGAAGGAGCCATCCGGAAGAAAAGAATCCTGTTACGATTCTGACAGTATTATGCACTATTG gtttgaCAAAAACTGGTTGTTGCCGGAGTATCACAAAAGTGCGAATGTGGCTAAGGTTAGGAATGAGCGGGAGAGGAAGGTGCTATTTGGAGTTCATAAACGTGACTACCACAATGGGAATCTGGCAGAAAAACCATCCAAGCTGGACTATGAGACATTGAATAGGGCCTATGAAAAACCAAg TGGGCTACCCGGCCCACCTGATGCTGCTGCTGCTCCTCCAACGTTAACCACTGCCCAGTACACAAAGCCTGAAG TTCAGACTGAAGCAACTGCAGCCCAGTTGAGTCAACAGTGTTCTAATGACGCTCTCATCCAGTTGTCTACCGAGATTGCTGACTATAACGGTTTCAAAGtcaggctgggcctcagtgatgctgaaATTAACGCTATTGATCAGACACCTGCCACAATTAATGATATTCAAGGGAGATTTTTGACTGCTTTGAAAACGTGGCAGAGTACAGGCATGTTGGAAAcaccagctacatgtacttatggTCGATTAATGGACATTGCTAGGAATAAGAAGGACGGGTTTGCATTTAAGAGTATTCAAAGGGCTTGTATCAAGTATGCAG GCTGCTGA
- the LOC135336947 gene encoding histone H1-delta-like → MSAAPKPTKKDAPKKAAAKKPADHPKYADMISAAVSNLKDRSGSSRQAIVKYIKANYKVGENADTQTKLALRRMVKDSSLNQVKGVGASGSFKLNKPVVVKKPAAPKKAAVKKPAAKKAAVVKKPAAKSTPKKAAAKKPAAKKPTAKSPAKKAAAKKRVAKPKKAPAKKAAATKKSPARAAPKKAPAKKSGTPKKATKK, encoded by the coding sequence ATGTCTGCCGCTCCTAAGCCAACGAAGAAAGATGCCCCTAAGAAGGCTGCTGCTAAAAAGCCCGCTGACCACCCTAAATACGCTGACATGATCAGTGCTGCTGTTTCAAATCTCAAGGACCGCTCTGGTTCCAGCCGACAGGCAATCGTCAAGTACATCAAGGCCAACTACAAGGTTGGAGAGAATGCTGACACTCAGACCAAGCTTGCTCTGAGGAGAATGGTCAAAGATAGTAGCCTGAACCAGGTGAAGGGAGTTGGTGCAAGTGGATCGTTCAAGCTCAACAAGCCAGTTGTTGTGAAGAAGCCAGCTGCTCCAAAGAAAGCTGCCGTAAAAAAGCCAGCAGCCAAGAAGGCTGCTGTTGTCAAGAAGCCTGCGGCTAAGTCAACACCCAAAAAGGCAGCTGCAAAGAAACCTGCTGCCAAGAAGCCCACTGCCAAATCCCCAGCAAAGAAAGCTGCAGCAAAGAAGAGAGTTGCAAAGCCCAAGAAAGCACCTGCAAAGAAGGCAGCAGCAACGAAGAAGTCTCCTGCTCGGGCAGCTCCCAAGAAAGCACCAGCAAAGAAGTCAGGCACCCCAAAGAAGGCAACCAAGAAGTAA
- the LOC135335698 gene encoding uncharacterized protein LOC135335698, whose protein sequence is MSNLTVKALKTETGVTDYQLKQKCQDEHLRKISQHVGNRHDFAAKFGLLPALIAGIQIDPSLSFAQKTQKVLMWWRDNNDNATYLKFVQVCLELGNGSVASKMCEICKEGVKDLPFPEATTLGTEVKEIPPASTLPKTEGMQMFCTTDDEKVEQVDPADASNIPTDAQGGVARYHLLWDVKQVPELKVHFLNPEILTKDNWTCGHSHDQLTANNVLDWATVWNNRADNYPQIADELATRETAHIRVEFTSDKKVISWSKVGSAALNTGRNDPTMVLNLHGMAKAEQRSMVIHEFGHVLGLDHEHQRSDFWDVLESKDEYEEYRFIIGRRRMKSGDGGHCKRACDAVFRGKLNLPHESEKSDYDPASIMHYWFDKNWLLPEYRKRSDVVNVRDERERKVLLGVHDRDYSNGNLAKQPSRLDYETLNKAYSNKANSCRSCAGSSQCNGNSCPCFHEEKSCTPKCHCILDSCRNPNNGLHDGQKVLQTGAAAGPPTTTQYLTKPADQTEATAAQLSKECSDDALLQLSSKIADYDGFKLWLGLSEAEIDAIDRTIATIPGRFFAALKKWKGKGILNSMATYGRLVEIARKKDDGYAFRSIHKACIEHTSP, encoded by the exons ATGTCTAATCTCACAGTCAAAGCTTTGAAGACAGAAACAGGAGTAACAGACTATCAATTGAAACAAAAATGTCAGGATGAACACTTACGAAAAATTTCACAACATGTCGGAAATCGCCATGATTTTGCTGCTAAATTTGGCTTGCTCCCTGCTCTCATAGCTGGGATTCAAATTGATCCCTCATTGTCGTTTGCCCAAAAAACACAGAAAGTGTTAATGTGGTGGAGAGATAATAACGACAATGCTACTTACTTGAAGTTTGTGCAAGTTTGCCTTGAGCTTGGCAATGGGAGCGTGGCAAGTAAAATGTGTGAAATTTGtaaag AGGGTGTCAAAGATCTACCATTTCCTGAAGCGACAACACTAG GTACCGAAGTCAAAGAGATTCCACCCGCAAGCACTCTGCCAAAG ACAGAGGGGATGCAGATGTTTTGCACCACTGATGATGAAAAAGTGGAGCAGGTTGACCCAGCTGATGCCTCCAACATCCCAACAGATGCTCAGGGTGGGGTGGCACGATACCACTTGTTGTGGGATGTGAAGCAAGTTCCAGAGCTGAAAGTTCATTTTTTGAACCCTGAAATTCTCACGAAAGATAATTGGACATGTGGGCATAGCCATGATCAACTGACAGCCAACAATGTGCTTGACTGGGCCACTGTCTGGAATAACCGTGCTGACAACTACCCACAGATTGCTGATGAGCTAGCAACAAGAGAAACAGCTCATATCCGTGTGGAATTTACCAGTGACA AGAAAGTGATATCATGGTCAAAGGTCGGAAGTGCAGCATTGAATACTGGCCGAAACGACCCAACAATGGTGCTGAACTTACATGGCATGGCAAAAGCTGAACAGAGAAGCATGGTGATTCATGAGTTTGGCCATGTTCTGGGACTGGATCACGAGCATCAGCGATCCGACTTCTGGGATGTGCTGGAATCAAAAGATGAATATGAAGAATATCGATTTATTATTGGGAGAAGGCGAATGAAAAGTGGAGATGGTGGGCATTGCAAGAGAGCTTGTGATGCAGTGTTCCGAGGAAAGCTGAATCTGCCACATGAAAGTGAAAAGTCTGATTACGACCCAGCCAGCATCATGCACTATTG GTTTGACAAAAACTGGTTGTTGCCGGAGTATCGAAAGCGTTCAGACGTGGTCAATGTTAGGGATGAGCGAGAGAGGAAGGTGCTGTTGGGAGTTCATGACCGTGACTACTCCAATGGGAATCTGGCAAAACAGCCATCCAGGCTGGACTATGAAACATTGAATAAGGCCTACAGTAACAAG GCGAATTCTTGCCGCTCATGTGCTGGATCCAGCCAATGCAATGGGAACTCTTGTCCGTGCTTCCACGAGGAAAAATCTTGCACTCCAAAATGTCACTGCATACTAGACTCGTGTCGAAATCCAAATAATGGCTTGCATGA TGGCCAAAAGGTACTCCAAACTGGAGCTGCTGCTGGTCCTCCAACCACTACCCAGTACCTGACAAAGCCTGCAG ATCAAACTGAAGCGACTGCAGCTCAGTTAagtaaagagtgctcagatgacgctcttctccagttgtctTCCAAGATTGCCGACTATGACGGTTTCAAACTCTGGCTGGGCCTCAGTGAGGCTGAAATTGACGCTATTGATCGGACAATTGCTACTATTCCAGGGAGATTTTTTGCTGCTCTGAAGAAATGGAAAGGTAAAGGCATTCTTAACTCGATGGCTACTTACGGTCGATTAGTGGAAATTGCTAGGAAGAAAGATGACGGATATGCATTTCGGAGTATTCACAAGGCCTGTATCGAGCATACAA GCCCCTGA
- the LOC135335565 gene encoding uncharacterized protein LOC135335565, which yields MSKLIVNDLKKETGVTDKQLGQACRKKHLKEIAQHVGNYPQFASKFDLPPPVASGIDTDLKLSYDQKAQKVFLYWWKNAKNRTYLNFVQACLELGEGGIARKMCKLSKESVEDQPYSEMISDTEVKEDSPALPKIEGMQMFCTTDDEKLEQVDPADASNIPTDAQGGVARYHLLWDVKLVPELKVHFLNPEILTKDNWTCGHSHDQLTANNVLDWATVWNNRAKSYPLIADELATKETAHIRVEFTSDKKVISWSKVGSAALNTGQNDPTMVLNLYGMAKAEQRSMVIHEFGHALGLDHEHQRSDFWDVLESKDEYEEYRFIIGRRRMKSGDGGRCMRACDAVFRGKLNLPHEIEKSEYDPASIMHYWFDKNWLLPEYRKRSDVVNVSEQERKVLLGVHDRDYNNGNLAKQPSELDYETLNKAYSNKVSSCRSCAGRSQCNGKSCPCFHEEKACTPKCHCKLDSCRNPNNGSHDGQKVLQTGAAAGPPTTTQYYTKPVSEAMHDVPTVATASSPQSDQSGAQPEYLVVSCLGKRALASDKEDETSPKRLKKDIGSSSDHPVKSPKLKNTTESSSTVLTQDDIPTICERLASASNNWFNLGLALGVKYTHLQNIQEQFPNNEHRLTNMMAMRLQVSDSKDPVTWPYICECLRRPLVMRFDVADNIEQVLGI from the exons ATGTCTAAGCTCATCGTCAACGATTTGAAGAAAGAAACAGGAGTAACAGACAAACAACTGGGACAGGCATGTAGGAAAAAACACTTGAAAGAAATTGCACAGCATGTCGGAAACTATCCTCAATTTGCCTCGAAATTCGACTTACCACCTCCTGTTGCATCTGGTATTGACACTGATCTCAAATTGTCGTATGACCAAAAAGCGCAGAAAGTTTTCCTATACTGGTGGAAAAATGCCAAAAATCGTACTTACTTGAATTTTGTGCAAGCATGCCTCGAGCTCGGTGAAGGGGGCATAGCACGCAAAATGTGCAAACTCAGTAAAG agagtGTCGAAGATCAACCCTATTCTGAGATGATTTCAG ATACCGAAGTCAAGGAAGATTCACCCGCTTTGCCAAAG ATAGAGGGGATGCAGATGTTTTGCACCACTGATGATGAAAAACTGGAGCAGGTTGACCCAGCTGATGCCTCCAACATCCCAACAGATGCTCAGGGTGGGGTGGCACGATACCACTTGTTGTGGGATGTGAAGCTAGTTCCAGAGCTGAAAGTTCATTTTTTGAACCCTGAGATTCTCACGAAAGATAATTGGACATGTGGGCATAGCCATGATCAACTGACAGCCAACAATGTGCTTGACTGGGCCACTGTCTGGAATAACCGTGCTAAAAGCTACCCACTGATTGCTGATGAGCTAGCAACAAAAGAAACAGCTCATATCCGTGTGGAATTTACCAGTGACA AGAAAGTGATATCATGGTCAAAGGTCGGAAGTGCAGCATTGAATACTGGCCAAAACGACCCAACAATGGTGCTGAACTTGTATGGCATGGCTAAAGCTGAACAGAGAAGCATGGTAATTCATGAGTTTGGCCATGCTCTGGGACTGGATCACGAGCATCAGCGATCCGACTTCTGGGATGTGCTGGAATCAAAAGATGAATATGAAGAATATCGATTTATTATTGGGAGAAGGCGAATGAAAAGTGGAGATGGTGGGCGTTGCATGAGAGCTTGTGATGCAGTGTTCCGAGGAAAGCTGAATCTGCCACATGAAATTGAAAAGTCTGAGTACGACCCAGCCAGCATCATGCACTATTG GTTTGACAAAAACTGGTTGTTGCCGGAGTATCGAAAGCGTTCAGATGTGGTCAATGTTAGTGAGCAAGAGAGGAAGGTGCTATTGGGAGTTCATGACCGTGACTACAACAATGGGAATCTGGCAAAACAGCCATCCGAGCTGGACTATGAAACATTGAATAAGGCCTACAGTAACAAG GTGAGTTCTTGCCGCTCATGTGCTGGACGCAGCCAATGCAATGGGAAATCATGTCCGTGCTTCCATGAGGAAAAAGCTTGCACCCCAAAATGTCACTGCAAACTAGACTCGTGTCGAAATCCGAATAATGGCTCGCATGA TGGCCAAAAGGTGCTCCAAACTGGAGCTGCTGCTGGTCCTCCAACCACTACCCAGTACTACACAAAGCCTGTCAGTGAAG CAATGCATGATGTCCCAACAGTTGCTACTGCGAGTTCTCCACAGAGCGATCAATCTGGTGCACAGCCAGAAT atctGGTAGTCTCCTGCCTTGGAAAAAGAGCTTTGGCATCAGAtaaagaagatgaaacctctCCAAAGCGTTTGAAGAAGGATATCG gatcaTCATCGGATCATCCTGTCAAAAGCCCAAAGTTAAAAAATACAACAGAGTCGTCCTCCACTGTTCTTACTCAAGATGATATTCCAACAATTTGTGAGAGGCTGGCGAGTGCAAGCAACAATTGGTTCAATTTGGGATTGGCTCTCGGAGTGAAGTATACACACTTGCAAAATATTCAAGAGCAATTTCCTAATAATGAGCACCGCCTAACAAATATGATGGCCATGCGTCTCCAAGTTTCTGATTCAAAGGATCCAGTCACATGGCCTTACATCTGTGAGTGCCTAAGGCGTCCTTTAGTAATGCGTTTTGATGTAGCTGATAACATTGAACAAGTACTAGgcatatag